The Desmonostoc muscorum LEGE 12446 genome includes a region encoding these proteins:
- the atpC gene encoding ATP synthase F1 subunit epsilon — protein sequence MTLTVRVISPDKTVWDAPAEEVVLPSTTGQLGILTGHAPLLTALDTGVMRVRAAKNQNWQAIALLGGFAEIEENEVTILVNGAERGDKINLEEARAAYNQAEARLGQVTADDRQAQIQATQAFKRARARFQAAGGLV from the coding sequence ATGACATTAACCGTTCGTGTAATTTCCCCAGATAAAACAGTCTGGGATGCCCCAGCTGAAGAAGTAGTTTTACCTAGCACTACCGGTCAGTTAGGTATTTTAACTGGACACGCACCACTGTTGACCGCCCTGGATACAGGTGTGATGCGAGTCCGTGCAGCTAAAAATCAGAATTGGCAAGCGATCGCTCTTTTGGGTGGTTTTGCCGAAATTGAAGAAAATGAAGTCACAATTCTGGTTAACGGTGCTGAACGTGGCGACAAAATCAATCTAGAAGAAGCCCGTGCTGCTTATAACCAAGCAGAAGCGCGTCTGGGTCAAGTGACAGCAGACGATCGCCAAGCACAAATCCAAGCGACTCAAGCCTTCAAACGCGCCCGCGCTCGCTTTCAAGCTGCTGGCGGTTTAGTCTAA
- the atpD gene encoding F0F1 ATP synthase subunit beta yields the protein MVTTAQKTNIGYITQIIGPVVDVKFPGGKLPQIYNALTIKGTNEAGQNINLTVEVQQLLGDNQVRTVAMSSTDGLVRGLEVVDTGAPISVPVGKATLGRIFNVLGEPVDNRGPVNAEATLPIHRSAPKFTDLETKPSVFETGIKVVDLLTPYRRGGKIGLFGGAGVGKTVIMMELINNIATQHGGVSVFAGVGERTREGNDLYNEMIESGVINKDNLNESKIALVYGQMNEPPGARMRVGLSGLTVAEYFRDVNKQDVLLFIDNIFRFVQAGSEVSALLGRMPSAVGYQPTLGTDVGELQERITSTTEGSITSIQAVYVPADDLTDPAPATTFAHLDGTTVLSRGLAAKGIYPAVDPLGSTSTMLQPNIVGDEHYNTARAVQSTLQRYKELQDIIAILGLDELSEEDRLVVARARKVERFLSQPFFVAEVFTGSPGKYVKLEDTIKGFQKILSGELDDLPEQAFYLVGDINEAIAKAEKIKG from the coding sequence ATGGTCACAACCGCACAAAAAACAAACATAGGCTACATTACCCAAATCATTGGTCCAGTTGTAGACGTTAAATTTCCCGGCGGGAAATTGCCCCAAATCTACAACGCTCTGACCATCAAAGGCACCAACGAAGCTGGACAGAATATTAACCTCACTGTTGAAGTACAGCAACTGCTGGGCGACAACCAGGTGCGGACTGTTGCGATGAGTTCCACCGATGGCTTGGTGCGTGGTCTGGAGGTCGTCGATACAGGCGCTCCCATCAGCGTGCCAGTTGGTAAAGCCACCTTGGGGCGGATTTTCAACGTCCTTGGCGAACCCGTGGACAATAGAGGACCTGTAAATGCTGAGGCAACTTTACCCATCCACCGCTCTGCTCCCAAATTTACTGACCTAGAAACCAAACCTTCGGTGTTTGAAACTGGGATTAAAGTTGTTGACCTCCTGACTCCCTATCGACGTGGCGGTAAGATTGGTCTGTTCGGCGGTGCTGGTGTTGGTAAGACCGTGATCATGATGGAGTTGATTAACAACATCGCTACTCAGCACGGTGGAGTATCTGTTTTTGCTGGTGTGGGTGAACGCACCCGTGAAGGCAATGACCTCTACAACGAAATGATTGAATCTGGAGTAATCAACAAAGACAACCTCAACGAGTCTAAGATTGCTCTAGTTTACGGTCAGATGAACGAGCCACCCGGAGCGAGAATGCGGGTTGGTCTGTCCGGATTGACGGTAGCAGAGTACTTCCGTGATGTCAACAAACAAGACGTGCTGCTGTTTATTGACAACATCTTCCGGTTTGTACAAGCAGGTTCAGAAGTGTCAGCGCTTCTGGGTCGGATGCCTTCAGCGGTGGGATATCAGCCTACATTGGGTACTGACGTAGGTGAATTGCAAGAGCGGATTACCTCCACTACAGAGGGTTCCATTACCTCAATTCAAGCAGTGTACGTACCTGCGGACGACCTCACCGACCCCGCACCTGCAACCACCTTCGCTCACTTGGACGGAACCACAGTACTGTCTCGTGGTTTGGCGGCTAAGGGAATTTATCCAGCGGTGGACCCCCTGGGTTCCACTTCCACCATGCTACAGCCCAACATTGTAGGTGACGAACACTACAATACTGCCCGTGCGGTACAATCAACTCTGCAACGTTATAAAGAACTACAAGATATTATCGCCATTCTCGGTCTAGATGAATTGTCTGAAGAAGACCGTCTAGTAGTGGCACGGGCGCGGAAAGTTGAGCGCTTCTTGTCTCAGCCGTTCTTTGTGGCAGAAGTATTCACCGGTTCTCCTGGTAAATACGTGAAGTTGGAAGACACCATCAAAGGATTCCAAAAAATTCTGTCTGGTGAACTGGATGACCTGCCAGAACAGGCTTTCTACTTGGTAGGCGATATTAACGAAGCGATCGCCAAAGCTGAAAAAATCAAAGGTTAG